One genomic region from Siniperca chuatsi isolate FFG_IHB_CAS linkage group LG18, ASM2008510v1, whole genome shotgun sequence encodes:
- the LOC122865538 gene encoding homeobox protein pnx-like: MRTAFTLEQLQILERSFQRCHYLSVLERHTIASALRLSETQVKIWFQNRRTKWKKERLQGKEAEEDRGFTSCFSSHPAGCSPLTFKPLYCQQRAPLQLFAPLPLAPYHHYYT; this comes from the coding sequence ATGCGCACCGCTTTCACCCTGGAGCAGCTGCAGATCCTGGAGCGCAGCTTCCAGAGGTGCCACTACCTGTCGGTGCTGGAGCGGCACACCATCGCCTCGGCCCTGCGCCTCTCCGAGACCCAGGTCAAGATCTGGTTCCAGAACAGACGCACCAAGTGGAAGAAGGAGCGGCTGCAGgggaaggaggcagaggaggatcGCGGCTTCACATCGTGCTTCTCCTCACATCCTGCCGGCTGCTCACCTCTGACCTTCAAGCCTCTTTACTGCCAGCAGCGCGCTCCGCTCCAGCTGTTTGCGCCACTGCCGCTGGCGCCctatcatcattattatacATGA
- the LOC122865989 gene encoding homeobox protein pnx-like — protein sequence MQPIAAKLPFVHRTPFSVEDILDPTKFTRRIICAEDAKATGASTPRAEPSEQQHPAAGESCSPEEEAPCPGKLQRSKAKSRRMRTAFTLEQLQILERSFQRCHYLSVLERHTIASALRLSETQVKIWFQNRRTKWKKERLQGKEAEEDRGFTSCFSSHPAGCSPLTFKPLYCQQRAPLQLFAPLPLAPIIIIIHDA from the exons ATGCAGCCAATTGCAGCCAAGTTACCGTTTGTCCACAGGACACCTTTTTCAGTGGAGGATATTTTGGACCCCACAAAATTTACAAGGAGAATAATCTGCGCTGAGGATGCAAAGGCAACAG GAGCTTCTACTCCCAGAGCTGAACCCAGCGAGCAGCAGCATCCCGCGGCAGGTGAAAGCTGCAGCCCGGAGGAGGAGGCTCCGTGTCCGGGGAAGCTTCAGAGGTCGAAGGCTAAAAGCCGACGGATGCGCACCGCTTTCACCCTGGAGCAGCTGCAGATCCTGGAGCGCAGCTTCCAGAGGTGCCACTACCTGTCGGTGCTGGAGCGGCACACCATCGCCTCGGCCCTGCGCCTCTCCGAGACCCAGGTCAAGATCTGGTTCCAGAACAGACGCACCAAGTGGAAGAAGGAGCGGCTGCAGgggaaggaggcagaggaggatcGCGGCTTCACATCGTGCTTCTCCTCACATCCTGCCGGCTGCTCACCTCTGACCTTCAAGCCTCTTTACTGCCAGCAGCGCGCTCCGCTCCAGCTGTTTGCGCCACTGCCGCTGGCGCctatcatcattattatacATGATGCGTAA
- the aebp1a gene encoding adipocyte enhancer-binding protein 1, with amino-acid sequence MRAEALVVWVGLTLCCCVLVCAREDVRENKLHGGRIQGRETRGLVKHRRQGEEGGVQMSDEPAEVVEELKTKPKKKKTPEEIEAAKAKKAAEKEAKAKKQKAPKPTKKPKPPKPTKKPKPPKPTKKPKVPKAPKAPKATKKPKTTTTVQPDSRRPSLDEEEERLLKELGWDTLIRPATPVGPGWEEPVEPDLVDISKKPTPPTKTLREPDADWDARHEVPGGHPDNKKVTTTEVIMYIPEETATVPFVGPWYEEYDYADLAAKKQEEEEERARKEKAEKAERLRKQWEEEEEERLKQISVPTKPKKCPPLGLESHRVEDDQLLASSQSHHGFTAQRGRLNMQGSDNDEDLYGGAWCAEPEESNHWFQIDARREVEFTGVITQGRNSEQHEDFVSSYFVAFSNDSRDWTTLHDGYAEWLFYGNVDRDTPVMGQFATPVVARYIRILPQSWNGSLCLRAEILACQLPSSYRSENEVTPSDDLDFRHHNYKEMRQMMKVINEECPNITRIYNIGKSSQGLKMYAMEISDNPGEHETGEPEFRYTAGLHGNEALGRELLLLLMQFLCKEYNDENPRVRRLVDGVRIHLVPSLNPDAYELAYEMGSEMGNWALGHWTEEGYDIFQNFPDLNSVLWGAEDRGWVPRIVPNHHIPLPENFLNGSLATETKAIISWMDRNPFVLGANLQGGEKLVAYPFDMQRPPVSLTDSRRWRTNAEMNEETWARIQRQNEGALRETPDDAMFRWLAMSYAHSHLTMTETYRGSCHGDDITGGQGITNRASWKPVVGSMNDFSYLHTNCFELSIFLGCDKFPHESELPLEWENNREALLSFIEQVHRGIKGLVRDVEGSPLPNVTISVEGIRHDVKTAVGGDYWRLLNPGEYRVTAKADGYTPQTRLCMVGYDSGATSCSFTLAKSNWDRIKQIMALHGKRPIRLVPKANVVKTTAASTVGFTSTVAGTESHSNSQNTERLRRLRFRRRRLRRLQILRQQKLQARRTTPATTTTTTTTTPTTIPKTETTTSWYDSWFPVDSWSTESPFDSAIFDSVPTKDYFEYTID; translated from the exons ATGAGAGCCGAGGCGCTGGTGGTCTGGGTGGGTTTGACTCTGTGCTGCTGCGTCCTGGTCTGTGCTCGAGAAGACGTGAGGGAGAACAAACTCCACGGAGGCCGGATTCAGGGGAGAGAAACCCGAGGGCTGGTCAAGCACAGGAgacagggggaggaggggggcgTCCAAATGTCTGATGAGCCTGCTGAAGTGGTGGAAGAGCTGAAGACaaaaccaaagaagaagaaaacacctGAGGAAATTGAGGCAG CCAAGGCaaagaaagcagcagaaaaagaaGCCAAAGCAAAGAAGCAGAAAGCCCCTAAGCCCACCAAAAAGCCAAAACCACCAAAACCCACCAAAAAACCTAAACCACCAAAACCCACAAAGAAGCCAAAGGTGCCAAAGGCGCCAAAGGCGCCCAAAGCCACCAAGAAACCAAAGACAACGACCACAGTGCAGCCAGACAGCAGGCGTCCTTCTCTggacgaggaagaggagagacTGCTGAAAGAACTGGGCTGGGacacat TGATTCGACCTGCGACCCCTGTGGGGCCTGGATGGGAAGAGCCTGTTGAGCCAGACCTGG TTGACATCTCCAAGAAGCCGACGCCTCCAACCAAAACTCTCAGAGAGCCGGACGCTGACTGGGATGCCAGAC ATGAGGTGCCTGGTGGACACCCTGACAACAAAAAAGTCACAACTACTGAGGTCATCATGTATATCCCAG AGGAAACCGCCACCGTCCCGTTTGTCGGCCCCTGGTATGAAGAGTATGATTACGCTGACT TGGCCGCtaagaaacaggaagaggaggaggagagagctcgaaaagaaaaggctgaaaaag CTGAGCGGCTGAGGAAgcagtgggaggaggaggaagaggagagactGAAGCAGATTTCCGTGCCGACTAAACCAAAAA AGTGTCCTCCTCTGGGTTTGGAGTCTCACCGGGTGGAAGACGACCAGCTGCTGGCTTCCTCTCAGTCTCACCATGGCTTCACGGCTCAGAGGGGACGACTCAACATGCAG GGCTCTGATAATGACGAGGATCTGTACGGCGGTGCGTGGTGTGCAGAGCCAGAAGAGAGTAACCACTGGTTTCAGATTGATGCCCGCCGAGAGGTGGAGTTCACTGGGGTCATCACTCAGGGAAGAAACTCAGAGCAACA TGAGGATTTCGTGTCCTCCTACTTTGTGGCCTTCAGTAACGACAGTCGGGACTGGACGACGCTGCACGATGGCTACGCTGAATGG TTGTTCTATGGGAATGTGGACAGGGACACACCGGTGATGGGCCAGTTTGCTACGCCTGTGGTAGCGCGCTACATCCGCATCCTGCCTCAGAGCTGGAACGGCAGCCTGTGTCTCAGAGCTGAGATCCTGGCCTGTCAGCTACCCA GCAGCTACCGCAGTGAGAATGAAGTCACCCCTTCAGATGACCTGGACTTCAGACACCACAACTACAAGGAGATGAGACAG ATGATGAAGGTGATAAATGAAGAGTGTCCCAACATCACCAGGATCTACAACATTGGTAAAAGCTCTCAGGGCCTGAAGATGTACGCCATGGAAATCTCTGACAACCCCGGAGAACATGAGACAG GTGAACCTGAATTTCGGTACACAGCCGGTCTCCATGGTAACGAGGCGCTGGGTCGAGAGCTTCTTCTCCTGCTGATGCAGTTTCTGTGCAAGGAGTACAATGATGAAAACCCCAGAGTGCGCCGCCTGGTGGACGGAGTGAGAATACACCTGGTGCCTTCACTCAACCCTGACGCTTACGAGCTGGCCTATGAGATG GGCTCGGAGATGGGGAACTGGGCGCTGGGCCACTGGACTGAAGAAGGTTACGACATCTTCCAGAATTTCCCAGACCTCAACAGCGTCTTGTGGGGAGCCGAAGACAGAGGCTGGGTCCCTCGTATAGTGCCAAATCATCACATCCCCCTCCCAGAAAACTTCCTCAATGGCtct CTTGCTACTGAGACAAAAGCCATCATTTCCTGGATGGACCGCAACCCGTTTGTACTGGGAGCTAATTTGCAAGGAGGAGAAAAACTGGTCGCATACCCTTTTGACATGCAGCGTCCACCAGTTTCT TTAACCGACAGCCGTCGTTGGAGAACTAATGCTGAGATGAACGAGGAGACGTGGGCTCGCATTCAGCGGCAGAACGAGGGCGCTCTGAGGGAGACACCCGACGACGCCATGTTTCGATGGCTGGCGATGTCATATGCCCACAGCCATCTGACCATGACAGAGACCTACCGAGGCTCCTGCCATGGGGATGATATCACTGGGGGACAAGGCATCACCAACAGAGCCAGCTGGAAGCCAGTGGTGGGCA GTATGAATGACTTCAGCTACCTGCACACCAACTGCTTTGAGCTGTCCATCTTCTTGGGCTGTGACAAGTTTCCCCATGAAAGTGAACTGCCTCTTGAGTGGGAGAACAACCGCGAGGCTCTGTTGTCCTTCATTGAACAA GTTCATCGAGGGATAAAGGGTCTGGTGAGAGATGTGGAGGGAAGTCCGTTGCCTAATGTCACTATATCTGTGGAGGGAATACGGCATGATGTCAAAACTG CTGTAGGTGGTGATTACTGGCGGCTGTTGAATCCTGGAGAGTATAGGGTGACCGCCAAAGCTGATGGCTACACACCTCAGACCAGACTATGCATGGTGGGCTATGACTCTGGAGCCACTTCATGCAGCTTCACCTTAGCCAAATCCAACTGGGACCGCATCAAACAAATCATGGCACTCCACGGCAAGAGGCCCATTCGACTTGTCCCCAAAGCAAACGTAGTGAAAACGACTGCAGCCAGCACAGTGGGATTCACCAGCACCGTCGCAGGGACAGAAAGTCACTCCAACTCTCAGAACACAGAGCGACTCAGGCGGCTGCGATTCAGGCGGCGGCGACTCAGGCGTTTGCAAATACTGCGTCAGCAGAAATTACAAGCCCGCCGTACCACTCCTGCTACAACGACAACAACCACGACCACGACCCCTACAACAATACCCAAAACAGAGACAACAACCTCCTGGTACGACTCCTGGTTTCCTGTGGACAGTTGGTCGACCGAGAGCCCGTTCGATAGCGCCATCTTCGACTCAGTGCCCACAAAGGACTATTTTGAATACACTATTGATTGA